Proteins encoded in a region of the Quercus lobata isolate SW786 chromosome 8, ValleyOak3.0 Primary Assembly, whole genome shotgun sequence genome:
- the LOC115954603 gene encoding farnesyl pyrophosphate synthase-like isoform X2, whose product MYHHEIKKKATMSDIRFKFLEVYSVLKSELLNDPAFEFSDDSRQWVERMLDYNVPGGKLNRGLSVIDSYKLLKEGKELTNDEVFLACALGWCIEWLQAYFLVLDDIMDNSVTRRGQPCWFRQPKVGMIAVNDGLILHNHIPRILKKHFREKPYYVDLLDLFNEVEFQTTSGQMIDLITTLVGEKDLSKYSLTLHRSIVQYKTAYYSFYLPVACALLMAGEILENYIIVKDILVEMGTYFQVQDDYLDCFGDPEVIGKIGTDIEDFKCSWLVVKALERCNEEQKKLLYENYGKADQARVEKVKELYKVLDLQGVFVEYEKETYERLLNSIETLPSKAVQAVLKSFLSKIYKRQK is encoded by the exons ATGTACCATCATGAAATTAAG AAGAAAGCAACAATGAGCGATATAAGGTTCAAATTCTTGGAGGTATACTCTGTGTTGAAGTCAGAGCTCCTCAATGACCCGGCTTTCGAATTCAGTGACGATTCTCGTCAATGGGTCGAGCGG ATGCTGGACTACAATGTACCAGGAG GAAAGCTGAACCGAGGACTATCTGTCATTGACAGCTACAAGTTActgaaagaaggaaaggaaCTAACAAATGATGAGGTTTTTCTCGCATGCGCGCTTGGTTGGTGCATTGAATGG CTTCAAGCATATTTTCTTGTTCTTGACGACATCATGGACAATTCTGTTACACGCCGTGGTCAACCTTGCTGGTTCAGGCAACCTAAG GTCGGTATGATTGCTGTAAATGATGGCTTAATTCTTCATAACCACATCCCAAGAATTCTCAAAAAGCACTTTAGAGAAAAGCCTTATTATGTGGATCTACTGGATTTATTTAATGAG GTGGAATTCCAAACAACATCAGGACAAATGATAGATTTAATTACCACACTTGTAGGAGAGAAAGATCTATCCAAGTACTCATTGACTTT GCACCGCAGCATTGTGCAGTACAAAACAGCTTATTATTCATTCTACCTTCCA GTTGCTTGTGCATTGCTTATGGCAGGTGAAATTcttgaaaattatattattgtgAAGGACATTCTTGTCGAAATGGGGACATATTTTCAAGTACAG GACGATTATCTGGATTGTTTTGGTGATCCTGAAGTGATTGGAAAG ATTGGAACAGATATTGAAGATTTTAAGTGCTCTTGGTTGGTTGTGAAAGCACTAGAGCGTTGTAATGAGGAACAGAAGAAACTATTATAT GAGAACTATGGGAAAGCAGATCAGGCACGTGTGGAAAAAGTAAAAGAGCTATATAAAGTTCTTGATCTTCAG GGTGTCTTTGTGGAGTATGAGAAAGAGACTTATGAGAGGCTTCTAAATTCCATTGAAACTCTTCCAAGTAAAGCAGTACAAGCAGTGTTGAAATCATTCTTGTCAAAGATTTACAAGAGGCAGAAGTAG
- the LOC115954603 gene encoding farnesyl pyrophosphate synthase-like isoform X1: MYHHEIKVLPVPDEHWCKIQCEQIRYCCKLRKKATMSDIRFKFLEVYSVLKSELLNDPAFEFSDDSRQWVERMLDYNVPGGKLNRGLSVIDSYKLLKEGKELTNDEVFLACALGWCIEWLQAYFLVLDDIMDNSVTRRGQPCWFRQPKVGMIAVNDGLILHNHIPRILKKHFREKPYYVDLLDLFNEVEFQTTSGQMIDLITTLVGEKDLSKYSLTLHRSIVQYKTAYYSFYLPVACALLMAGEILENYIIVKDILVEMGTYFQVQDDYLDCFGDPEVIGKIGTDIEDFKCSWLVVKALERCNEEQKKLLYENYGKADQARVEKVKELYKVLDLQGVFVEYEKETYERLLNSIETLPSKAVQAVLKSFLSKIYKRQK; the protein is encoded by the exons ATGTACCATCATGAAATTAAGGTACTCCCAGTCCCAGACGAGCATTGGTGCAAAATTCAGTGTGAACAAATTAGATACTGTTGTAAACTCAGG AAGAAAGCAACAATGAGCGATATAAGGTTCAAATTCTTGGAGGTATACTCTGTGTTGAAGTCAGAGCTCCTCAATGACCCGGCTTTCGAATTCAGTGACGATTCTCGTCAATGGGTCGAGCGG ATGCTGGACTACAATGTACCAGGAG GAAAGCTGAACCGAGGACTATCTGTCATTGACAGCTACAAGTTActgaaagaaggaaaggaaCTAACAAATGATGAGGTTTTTCTCGCATGCGCGCTTGGTTGGTGCATTGAATGG CTTCAAGCATATTTTCTTGTTCTTGACGACATCATGGACAATTCTGTTACACGCCGTGGTCAACCTTGCTGGTTCAGGCAACCTAAG GTCGGTATGATTGCTGTAAATGATGGCTTAATTCTTCATAACCACATCCCAAGAATTCTCAAAAAGCACTTTAGAGAAAAGCCTTATTATGTGGATCTACTGGATTTATTTAATGAG GTGGAATTCCAAACAACATCAGGACAAATGATAGATTTAATTACCACACTTGTAGGAGAGAAAGATCTATCCAAGTACTCATTGACTTT GCACCGCAGCATTGTGCAGTACAAAACAGCTTATTATTCATTCTACCTTCCA GTTGCTTGTGCATTGCTTATGGCAGGTGAAATTcttgaaaattatattattgtgAAGGACATTCTTGTCGAAATGGGGACATATTTTCAAGTACAG GACGATTATCTGGATTGTTTTGGTGATCCTGAAGTGATTGGAAAG ATTGGAACAGATATTGAAGATTTTAAGTGCTCTTGGTTGGTTGTGAAAGCACTAGAGCGTTGTAATGAGGAACAGAAGAAACTATTATAT GAGAACTATGGGAAAGCAGATCAGGCACGTGTGGAAAAAGTAAAAGAGCTATATAAAGTTCTTGATCTTCAG GGTGTCTTTGTGGAGTATGAGAAAGAGACTTATGAGAGGCTTCTAAATTCCATTGAAACTCTTCCAAGTAAAGCAGTACAAGCAGTGTTGAAATCATTCTTGTCAAAGATTTACAAGAGGCAGAAGTAG
- the LOC115957741 gene encoding E3 ubiquitin-protein ligase At4g11680 gives MNTRYFFPPESLCNSGSAVSFSNLPLGEGRLVVGPRHRPSRALPPSSFLVRMAVRISRARWFSFLRRVFHYQNGSRSDLGNNPFNSSTWMLLEFIALIIQMSITSFTLAVSKTEKPVWPMRIWIVGYDIGCVLSLLLLYGRYRHLHLSQGDGFSLSDMEQQRGSEESRISHLMNKCRTSLELFFAIWFVMGNVWVFDSRFGSFTRAPKLHVLCISLLAWNAICYSFPFLLFLLLCCCVPLISNFVGYNMNMGSTEKGASDDQISQLPSWRYKEVDSNLELGNDTDCNSELSNEDPECCICLAKYKDKEELRQLPCTHVFHLKCVDHWLRITSCCPLCKQELQR, from the exons ATGAATACCCGGTACTTTTTCCCACCAGAATCCTTGTGTAATTCAGGCAGTGCAGTTTCATTTTCAAATCTTCCACTTGGAGAAGGTCGTTTGGTTGTTGGCCCTCGACATAGGCCTTCTCGTGCTCTTCCTCCTTCATCCTTCTTGGTTAGGATGGCAGTAAGGATCTCTAGAGCAAGGTGGTTCTCGTTCTTAAGAAGAGTGTTCCACTACCAAAATGGATCAAGATCTGATCTTGGCAATAACCCTTTCAATTCTAGCACTTGGATGTTGCTGGAGTTTATAGCTTTAATCATTCAAATGAGCATCACATCATTCACTCTGGCTGTTTCTAAGACGGAGAAGCCTGTTTGGCCTATGAGAATATGGATTGTTGGTTATGATATTGGTTGTGTGCTTAGTCTGCTGCTGCTCTATGGGCGCTACAGGCATCTTCATCTGTCTCAAGGAGATGGTTTCAGCCTTTCTGATATGGAACAGCAGAGGGGCAGCGAAGAATCCAG GATCTCACATTTGATGAACAAATGCCGGACTTCACTTGAGCTGTTCTTTGCAATATGGTTTGTGATGGGTAATGTTTGGGTTTTTGACTCACGCTTTGGATCCTTTACTCGAGCCCCAAAACTTCATGTACTCTGTATCTCCCTGCTAGCCTGGAATGCTATCTGCTACTCCTTTCCTTTTCTACTGTTTTTGCTGCTATGCTGTTGTGTGCCACTAATTAGCAACTTCGTTGGATACAACATGAACATGGGGTCAACTGAAAAAGGCGCATCTGATGATCAAATCTCCCAGCTTCCTAGTTGGAGATACAAAGAAGTTGACAGCAATTTAGAGCTTGGCAATGATACCGACTGCAATTCAGAACTTTCAAATGAAGATCCA GAATGCTGTATTTGCCTAGCTAAATACAAGGACAAGGAAGAATTGAGGCAGCTGCCATGCACTCATGTTTTTCATCTCAAGTGTGTGGATCACTGGCTCCGAATTACTTCTTGCTGTCCTCTTTGTAAACAAGAACTACAGAGGTAG